A genomic stretch from Leptotrichia sp. HSP-536 includes:
- a CDS encoding adenylate kinase — protein sequence MNIVLFGAPGAGKGTQAKELIQKYEIPQISTGDILRAAIANKTPLGLEAKKLMDEGKLVSDDIVNGLVEARLQEDDCKKGFILDGFPRTVAQAEELDKILAKSDRKIEKVIALEVSDEEIIERITGRRVSKKTGKIYHIKYNPPVDENPEDLEQRADDNEETVKKRLAVYNEQTAPVLDFYKKQNKVYSVDGAKKLEEITKDIIDILEK from the coding sequence ATGAATATAGTGTTATTTGGAGCGCCAGGAGCAGGAAAAGGGACTCAGGCAAAGGAATTAATTCAAAAATATGAAATTCCTCAAATTTCAACAGGAGATATTTTGAGAGCTGCAATTGCAAACAAGACTCCGTTAGGACTGGAAGCAAAAAAATTGATGGATGAAGGAAAATTAGTTTCTGATGACATCGTAAATGGACTTGTGGAAGCAAGACTTCAGGAAGATGACTGTAAAAAAGGATTCATTCTGGACGGATTCCCAAGAACAGTAGCTCAAGCTGAAGAACTTGACAAAATTTTAGCAAAATCAGATAGAAAAATTGAAAAAGTAATCGCACTTGAAGTTAGCGATGAAGAAATTATCGAAAGAATCACAGGAAGAAGAGTATCGAAAAAAACTGGTAAAATTTATCACATAAAATACAATCCGCCAGTTGACGAAAATCCAGAAGATTTGGAACAAAGGGCAGACGATAATGAAGAAACAGTAAAAAAACGTTTGGCAGTTTATAATGAGCAGACAGCACCAGTATTGGACTTTTATAAAAAACAGAATAAAGTTTACAGCGTAGATGGTGCAAAAAAACTGGAAGAAATTACAAAAGATATAATTGATATTTTGGAAAAATAG
- a CDS encoding iron dependent repressor, metal binding and dimerization domain protein, with protein MSRSIEDYLKGIYTLKKKKEYSNKKLAEYLNISPASVSEMIKKLVNDDYLTIDKKTVKLTEKGNNFALDIIRKHRVWEVFLFEKLGYEKEDVHKEAEILEHVTSDKLLQKLEKFLFYPKECPHGSPIFYDLENLDEENIIKLSEAEEDDEIVILSVEDNIELYDYLRDLDINLKEKYIVERKDPFNGPIYLKSEQNNEKIVAFNAADMIEVYKKNKDSEETDNE; from the coding sequence ATGAGCAGAAGTATAGAAGATTATTTAAAGGGAATATACACTCTGAAGAAAAAAAAGGAATATTCCAATAAAAAACTTGCAGAATATTTAAATATCTCTCCAGCTTCAGTCAGCGAAATGATAAAAAAGCTGGTAAACGATGATTATTTAACTATTGACAAAAAAACAGTAAAACTTACTGAAAAGGGAAATAATTTTGCATTAGACATTATACGTAAACACCGTGTTTGGGAAGTTTTTTTATTTGAAAAACTAGGATATGAAAAAGAAGACGTACATAAAGAAGCAGAAATTCTGGAACATGTAACGAGCGATAAACTTCTCCAAAAACTGGAAAAATTTTTATTTTATCCTAAGGAATGTCCGCATGGAAGTCCGATTTTCTATGATTTGGAAAACTTGGATGAAGAAAATATTATAAAATTATCTGAAGCTGAGGAAGATGATGAAATTGTCATATTAAGCGTGGAGGATAATATAGAATTATATGATTACCTACGGGATTTGGATATAAATTTAAAGGAAAAATATATTGTAGAAAGAAAAGATCCGTTTAATGGACCGATATATTTGAAAAGTGAGCAAAATAATGAAAAAATAGTGGCTTTTAATGCAGCAGATATGATTGAGGTTTATAAAAAAAATAAAGATTCGGAGGAGACGGATAATGAATAA
- the map gene encoding type I methionyl aminopeptidase → MIIYKTLDEIKKIKKANEIIARLFEDVLPKRVKAGVSTYELDQIAEDYIRSQGAIPGTKGYDVGRPYPPYPAATCISVNEVVVHGIPSKKQILKEGDILTVDTVTVLDGYFGDAAITYAVGEIDETSKKLMKVTEKARDIGIEAARAGNRIGDIGHAIQEYVESFGFSLVRDFAGHGVGKEMHEDPIIPNYGKAGTGAKIEDGMVITVEPMVNVGTYKVKVLSDMWTAVTKDGKRSAQYEHSLAIIDGKPVILSVRD, encoded by the coding sequence ATGATAATTTATAAAACATTGGATGAAATAAAAAAAATAAAAAAAGCTAATGAAATAATCGCAAGACTTTTTGAAGATGTATTGCCAAAACGCGTAAAAGCAGGAGTCAGCACATATGAGCTAGATCAGATTGCTGAAGATTACATTAGAAGTCAAGGAGCAATTCCAGGAACAAAGGGTTACGATGTAGGGCGTCCGTACCCTCCTTATCCAGCTGCAACTTGTATTTCTGTAAATGAAGTTGTTGTACATGGTATTCCAAGCAAAAAGCAGATACTGAAGGAAGGAGATATTCTGACAGTTGACACAGTTACGGTGCTTGATGGCTACTTTGGTGACGCTGCGATTACTTATGCTGTGGGAGAAATTGATGAAACTTCTAAAAAATTGATGAAAGTTACTGAAAAAGCAAGAGATATTGGGATTGAAGCGGCACGTGCCGGAAATAGAATTGGAGATATCGGACACGCTATTCAGGAATATGTAGAAAGTTTTGGATTCTCGCTTGTAAGGGATTTTGCAGGGCATGGAGTAGGGAAGGAAATGCACGAAGATCCGATTATTCCAAATTATGGAAAAGCTGGAACAGGGGCTAAAATTGAAGATGGAATGGTAATCACAGTTGAGCCGATGGTAAATGTCGGTACTTACAAAGTAAAAGTTCTATCTGATATGTGGACTGCGGTTACTAAAGATGGAAAGCGTTCAGCCCAATATGAACACAGCCTTGCCATTATTGATGGAAAGCCTGTAATCTTGAGTGTAAGAGATTAA
- a CDS encoding DUF1304 domain-containing protein translates to MSILAFILIIFVAIQHYCILILEMFFNESKSVQRIFGLELEFLKDERVKKMMSNQGLYNGFLASGLMWSLTETGEFQFQIAIFFLICIVCAAIYGSATVSKKIFLLQGIPALLAIISLLLPLLF, encoded by the coding sequence TTGAGTATACTAGCATTCATATTAATAATATTTGTGGCAATACAGCACTATTGTATATTAATTCTTGAAATGTTTTTTAATGAAAGTAAAAGTGTCCAAAGAATCTTTGGATTAGAGCTAGAATTTTTAAAAGATGAACGTGTAAAAAAAATGATGTCAAATCAAGGACTATACAATGGTTTTCTTGCTTCAGGATTAATGTGGAGTTTAACCGAAACTGGAGAATTTCAATTTCAGATTGCAATTTTCTTCCTGATTTGTATTGTTTGTGCAGCTATTTATGGTTCTGCAACAGTTTCTAAAAAAATATTTTTACTGCAGGGAATACCTGCTTTACTGGCAATTATTTCGCTATTGCTGCCATTATTATTCTAG
- a CDS encoding autotransporter outer membrane beta-barrel domain-containing protein yields the protein MRKLRKSMLFALLLAAVVSCGGGGGGGSSSDASTPVNMEINLKTDLSEAATLKVDAGRLGVPVQPEFIKEEFESYYNQAGLVNYPLSFAENQTVNSGSALLRIDNVNHTQSLEEQVKNEFNSYNLSNLTANMKKGSALLLIGDNSSLKLSQIKDDLFSQLSSKPTISGNKNEYNQILFIDGNFGIDKDVNLDSNEDMYNRIKIYASNIVNEATIKGTKDNLVGIGQRERNDFIYNPVNNGNILANAGTIDLSGNNSIGIFNAGWKIAGIQNNGNIFVGKNSTGIYVIDKKYGVMQTGTGNIENNGNIEIGENSKGIYYQADEAEQDYKFDANILNAGMIKSEGNGAIGMFHNSSSPAKKNLKNTGTIELTGDKSIGMFATGNGKYDVENSGKIIIGNSSSKSNLGIAMYTNNKNILLNNTGTITLGKNSIGLYGIETIKTGDLVNGYVPAHYSVVNAQSAKIELSGKGATGIYLSDGAIGINDGTITTVNADGGSIGVVGIKDSQFTNNGIISVNEGSVGIYGNGNNAVLKNKGVIAAGKNSVGMYSTNGANIENNKTIKLTGDNAVGMYLAENSKGINNGEIITEGIVNKAVGVAIGKNAEFTNNGKIVINSNEGAGIVIANGGIIKNYGNIQITGENAAREKRIDNIIIKVEGIANTLSSARRTVSSLGIYVDSLGRTKPIEGLSNLGLNNADLLIGAEATEKTNSTEVTVGNEVLEPFNKSIQSSNIANWNVKTGSLVWEADSKIENNKISKVTLKKQSYAKFADSETTAEVAKGLDEKYTETATDSKDKQIFNYLNSLNDTKALGNTYREINGSQYINVQQRIAQTDNILENKLLNLQKDNSDKSGHHVSTFFRRDNHDSKTLEIPDSHSTAYGISYLFSNADLKQGIYAGTVINKFKFKDNGRSRENVTMFKLGAYKTFDLNDLEWTLSGDGFVSQNDMKRRFVIGNNVYENKADYNTYGFAIKNELGKTFQVGENVTVKPYAALKLGYGKFTNIKEKDGTLNIEVKGNNFYSVKPALGVEVGYSAPIMENSKFKASLGLGYEHELGKIEDNVNEAKFANTNTKINLKGAKDERHGNFKSNLKVGFEAGNFNFSVNGGYDTKDKNSHIGMGLGVLF from the coding sequence ATGAGAAAATTAAGAAAATCAATGTTATTTGCACTTTTACTGGCTGCGGTGGTTAGCTGTGGCGGAGGTGGAGGTGGAGGTTCGAGTAGTGATGCTTCCACGCCTGTTAATATGGAAATTAATTTAAAGACGGATTTATCTGAAGCTGCTACCTTAAAAGTAGATGCAGGTAGACTTGGAGTGCCAGTACAACCAGAATTTATAAAAGAAGAATTTGAAAGTTATTACAATCAAGCAGGATTAGTAAATTATCCTCTTTCTTTTGCAGAAAATCAGACAGTTAATAGCGGTTCAGCACTTTTAAGAATAGATAATGTAAATCATACGCAATCATTAGAAGAGCAAGTAAAAAATGAATTTAATTCTTATAATCTATCAAATTTAACAGCAAATATGAAGAAAGGTTCAGCCTTACTTTTAATAGGTGATAATTCTTCACTTAAATTATCACAGATAAAAGATGATTTATTCTCACAATTAAGTAGTAAACCGACTATAAGTGGAAATAAAAATGAATACAATCAGATATTATTTATTGACGGAAACTTTGGAATAGATAAAGATGTAAATCTTGATTCTAATGAAGATATGTATAATAGAATAAAAATATATGCTTCTAACATAGTTAATGAGGCTACAATAAAAGGAACAAAGGATAATTTAGTAGGTATTGGACAGAGAGAGAGAAATGACTTTATTTATAATCCAGTAAATAATGGAAATATACTTGCAAATGCTGGAACAATAGATTTAAGCGGTAATAATTCAATAGGAATTTTTAATGCGGGCTGGAAAATTGCAGGAATACAAAATAATGGAAATATTTTTGTAGGAAAAAATTCGACAGGTATATATGTCATAGATAAAAAGTATGGAGTAATGCAAACAGGAACAGGAAACATAGAAAATAATGGGAATATTGAAATCGGAGAAAATTCGAAAGGAATATATTATCAAGCTGATGAAGCAGAACAAGATTATAAATTTGATGCCAATATTTTAAATGCAGGTATGATAAAAAGTGAAGGGAATGGAGCAATAGGAATGTTCCACAATTCATCTTCTCCAGCCAAAAAAAATTTAAAAAATACAGGAACAATAGAATTGACAGGAGATAAATCTATTGGAATGTTTGCAACAGGGAATGGAAAATATGATGTGGAAAATAGTGGTAAAATTATAATAGGGAATTCTAGCAGCAAATCCAATCTTGGTATCGCAATGTACACAAATAATAAAAATATTCTTTTGAATAATACAGGAACAATAACTTTAGGAAAGAATTCAATAGGGCTATATGGAATAGAAACAATAAAGACAGGAGATCTTGTAAATGGATATGTGCCTGCTCATTATTCAGTTGTGAATGCCCAAAGTGCAAAAATTGAACTTTCTGGAAAAGGGGCAACCGGAATATATTTAAGTGATGGTGCAATAGGAATAAATGATGGAACAATAACAACTGTAAATGCAGATGGTGGAAGTATCGGAGTTGTTGGAATAAAAGATTCGCAATTTACAAATAACGGAATAATTTCTGTAAATGAAGGAAGTGTTGGAATTTATGGAAATGGGAATAATGCTGTTTTGAAAAATAAAGGTGTAATAGCGGCAGGAAAAAATTCAGTTGGAATGTACTCAACAAATGGAGCTAATATAGAAAATAATAAAACTATAAAATTAACAGGCGATAATGCTGTTGGGATGTATTTGGCTGAAAATTCAAAAGGAATTAATAATGGAGAAATAATCACTGAAGGAATAGTAAATAAAGCAGTAGGAGTGGCAATTGGAAAAAATGCGGAGTTTACAAATAATGGTAAAATAGTTATAAATTCTAACGAAGGTGCAGGAATTGTAATTGCTAATGGTGGAATTATCAAAAATTATGGAAATATTCAGATTACAGGAGAAAATGCAGCAAGAGAAAAAAGAATAGATAATATTATTATAAAAGTAGAAGGTATTGCAAATACACTTTCATCAGCAAGAAGAACAGTTTCTTCATTAGGAATTTACGTAGATTCACTAGGAAGAACAAAACCAATTGAAGGGCTTTCTAATTTAGGTTTAAACAATGCTGATTTACTAATTGGTGCAGAAGCTACTGAAAAAACTAATTCTACTGAAGTTACAGTTGGAAATGAAGTGCTTGAACCGTTTAATAAATCTATTCAATCAAGCAATATTGCTAACTGGAATGTAAAAACTGGTTCGTTAGTTTGGGAAGCGGATTCTAAAATTGAAAATAATAAAATTTCAAAAGTTACGTTAAAGAAACAATCTTATGCCAAATTTGCTGATAGTGAAACAACTGCAGAAGTGGCTAAGGGACTTGATGAAAAATATACTGAAACTGCTACAGATTCAAAAGATAAGCAAATATTTAACTATTTAAATAGTTTAAATGACACTAAAGCTCTTGGGAATACTTACCGTGAAATTAATGGAAGCCAATATATCAACGTTCAACAAAGAATTGCTCAGACCGACAATATTTTAGAAAATAAACTTTTAAACTTGCAAAAGGATAATTCTGATAAATCTGGACATCACGTTTCAACATTCTTCAGACGTGATAATCACGATTCAAAAACTTTGGAAATCCCTGATTCACACAGTACAGCTTATGGAATTTCATATTTATTTAGCAATGCTGATTTAAAGCAAGGAATTTATGCTGGAACTGTTATTAATAAATTCAAATTTAAAGATAATGGTAGATCAAGAGAAAATGTTACAATGTTTAAATTAGGTGCTTACAAAACTTTTGACTTGAATGATTTAGAATGGACTTTAAGCGGAGATGGATTTGTTTCGCAAAATGATATGAAGAGAAGATTTGTGATTGGAAATAATGTTTATGAAAACAAAGCTGATTACAATACTTATGGGTTTGCAATCAAGAATGAATTAGGTAAAACTTTCCAGGTTGGAGAAAATGTTACAGTTAAACCTTATGCCGCTTTAAAACTTGGTTATGGTAAATTTACAAATATTAAGGAAAAAGACGGGACTTTAAATATAGAAGTTAAAGGAAATAATTTTTATTCAGTTAAACCAGCTTTAGGAGTTGAAGTTGGGTATTCTGCTCCAATCATGGAAAACTCTAAATTTAAAGCTTCTTTAGGACTTGGCTATGAACACGAGTTAGGAAAGATTGAAGATAATGTAAATGAAGCAAAATTTGCAAATACAAATACCAAAATTAACTTAAAAGGTGCTAAAGATGAAAGACATGGAAACTTTAAGAGCAACTTGAAAGTTGGATTTGAAGCAGGTAATTTTAATTTCTCAGTAAACGGAGGATATGATACGAAAGATAAAAATTCACATATTGGTATGGGACTTGGTGTCTTATTTTAA
- a CDS encoding IS630 transposase-related protein: MAYEKDYRKRILNFYYENGKTRTLFQFNISSSTLYGWIKLKKETGDLSSRTRKRKFKMPDPEKLDEYMKNPKNADKYIREIAKDFGCGKETVRAALKKLGYTRKKTDKIQGAGREKSK; this comes from the coding sequence ATGGCATATGAAAAAGATTATAGGAAAAGAATTTTAAATTTTTATTACGAAAATGGAAAAACAAGAACATTATTTCAGTTCAACATAAGTTCCAGCACATTGTACGGATGGATAAAGCTTAAGAAGGAAACAGGAGATCTTTCATCAAGAACACGGAAAAGAAAATTTAAGATGCCTGATCCTGAAAAACTTGACGAATATATGAAAAATCCAAAGAATGCAGATAAATACATCCGTGAAATAGCAAAAGATTTTGGCTGTGGAAAGGAGACAGTGAGAGCAGCACTGAAAAAGTTAGGATATACAAGAAAAAAAACAGACAAAATACAGGGAGCAGGACGAGAAAAAAGTAAATAG
- a CDS encoding transposase, whose protein sequence is MDNARFHRKNILEKIIKGTGHCLLFLPLPPYSPDLNPIEKLWANMKKKLKDIAHNFNTLEEAVTSVLFNKLVQF, encoded by the coding sequence ATGGATAATGCGAGATTTCATAGAAAGAATATATTAGAAAAGATAATTAAGGGAACGGGGCATTGTCTATTATTTCTTCCGCTTCCGCCGTATTCGCCGGATTTAAATCCAATAGAAAAATTATGGGCTAATATGAAGAAAAAATTAAAAGACATAGCCCATAATTTTAATACATTAGAAGAAGCTGTTACTTCTGTTTTATTTAATAAATTAGTCCAGTTTTAA